The DNA region AGCGGGTCGCGGCGGGCCTGGGCGGCGGGGCCGCCGGCCGGCTGGCGGTCGCGATCCCGCTGCTCGCCGAGGCCGCGCTCCTGCTCCTGGCGGCGCAGACCGGGTTCGTGGACGGGCCGCGGATCCTGGGCGCGCTCGCCACCGACCGCTACCTCCCGCGGCGCCTCTCGCGGCTGAACGGCCGGCTGGTGCCCGCGCCGGGGGTGCTGCTGGTGGCGATCGTCGCGACGTCCGCGACGGCGCTCACGCGCGCCGAGCTCGAGCCGCTCCTGGCGGTGTTCGTGACGAGCGTGTTCGTCACGTTCGGCATCAGCCAGTGGGCCATGCTCCGCCACGCGCTCCGCCGCCGGCTGCTGCGCGCCCCGTGGCGGGCGGACGGCGCGCTGCACGGGGTGGCGCTCGCGCTCTGCGCGGTGATCCTGGCCGGCACCGCCGCGAGCTGGCGCGCCGGCGCCGCGGTGACGCTGCTGCTCGTCGCGGCGGGCGCCGCGCTCGCGCTCGCCATCCGGCGCCGCTACGACGCGGTGGCGCGAGCGGCGGAGACGGCCGCCGCCCGGGCGGCGCCGGCGCTGCCCCCGGCGCCGCGGCCGTCGGCCGCGCTGAGCCCGGGCGCGCTCATCGCCCGGGAGGCGCCCATCGCCGTGCTGGTGCTGGGCGAGCGCACCGCGCTCGCGCGGGTGGCGCTGGCGTGGCTGGGACGGCTCTCGGCCGGCCTGGGCGGGGTGATCCTGGCCGGCGCGTCGCTGGTGGACGCGGACGCGGTGCAGGGCGAGGAGCGGCTCCGCGAGCGCGAGCGCGAGCGGCGGCGCGAGCTCGAGGCCGTCGCCGAGGAGGTGCGGCGCGCCGGGGTGCCGGTCGCGGTCGCCCTGCGCCGCGGCGCCGATCTGCTCGAGACCACCGCCGCGCTGGTGGCCGAGCTCATGCGGGAGCGGCCTGCGCCGAGCGTGGTGGTCGGGTTCCGCTCGGAGCCCGACGGCGCGGCGGTGGATCCGCTGCTGCGCGAGGACTTCGCCGTGCGGCTGCAGGCGCGGCTGCAGCGCGAGGGGATCCCGATGGTCGTCGTGTCGGTGCCGCTCGAGGCGTGACGCGCCGGCCGTCCACGGCCGGGCGGCCGGCGCGCCGCGTCAGTCGAGCACGTCGGTGTACTCCTTCGCTGCCCACCCGGTGACCGCCGTCCACGGCGGGGGCGAGGGGGCGCGGACGCGCTCGGCGACCGACGTCCTCACGATCGCCCCGCCCGCGCTGCGGCTCTCCACCCGCCGCGGATACTCCCCCACGACGTCCCACAGGACGTGGGTCGTCCCCCCGCCGGTGCGCCGCTCGTACCAGCGCGCGCCCCTGGGGGCGGGCCGCGCGGACGGGGTCATGGCCGCGAGCGCCCGCGCCGTGATGAAGCGCGTGGACGTCTCCCAGTCGCCCTCGAAGCCCACCGCGGCGCGGTCGGGCTCCGGGACCTCCAGCACCAGCTTCCGGTAGGGCACCACCAGGCGCAGCCGGATGCCCTGGCCCACGGGCGTGATCCAGCGCGCCGCGGTGGCGAGATCCTCGTGGGCGTGCCCCTCGTGGCCTGCGGCGCCGTGGGGCGCGGCGGCGTGCGCGTCGTGCGGCAGCACCCGCTCGATCCAGACGAGGTCGGCCCGCCGGTGCACCCGCTCGCGGAACGCGGTGGTGCGGGTGACGCCGTCGGCGCCGTGCGAGACCACGGTGTGGCGGACCTCGAGGTCGAGCGGGGGCGGGGTGGCGGCGACGCCGGCCGCGGGCAGGGCCGCGGCCGACGCCACCAGGATCGCGAGGGTGCGGGCGGCGATCCGGCGCATCGCCTACAGCCCCATCGCCGCGCGCACCAGCCCGAACACGCGCGTGTTGTCGATCGTCCCCTTGAACCCGGCGCTGCCGGCGCCCTTCGCGAACAGCATCACGTCGCCGCCGCCGTGCGTCTCGGAGCCGGGGGTGCCGAGCTGGACGCCCACGTCCTGCAGGTAGTCGGGGGCGGTGGTGTCGGCCAGGCTGGGGTCGGCGCGGTCGGCGGTCCGGGGCGTGCCGCCGTTGCCGAACACCAGCGTGGTGTACGGCCGGCCGTCGGCGGCGAGCGCCGGGACGGGCGCGCCGGTCACCGTGGTCTGCTTGAGGTCGGTGGAGAGGCCGAGCACCGGGTTGCCGCGGTGCGCGTACCCGTTGAACGCGAGCGTGTGGTCGTGGTCGGCGGTGACCACGACGAGCGTGTCCGCCGGGTCCACCAGCGTGAGCGCCCGCGCGATGGCGTCGTCGAACGCCACGGTGTCCTCGAGCGCGCGCCGCGCGTTCGTCCCGTGGAGCGCGTGGTCGATGCGGCCGCCCTCGACCATCAGGAAGAAGCCGTCGCCGTCCTTCCGGAGGACGCGGATCGCCTTCTCGGTCATGTCGGCGAGGCTGGGCTCGTCGGCCGCCGCCGCGACGCGGTCCAGCTCGTAGGACAGGTGATCGCGGTTGAACAGCCCGAGCAGGCGGGTGGTGGCGGCGGGATCCACGGCGGCGAGCGCGCTGCCGGTGGTCACGTACGTGTAGCCGGCCCCGGTGAACAGCGCGGTGAGGTCGGTCGCGTCGGTCCGCTTGCTGCCGGTGGTGGTGCTCGGGACGAAGTGCCGCCAGCCGCCGCCGAGCAGCACGTCCACGCCGGCGCCGAGCGCGGGGTTGAAGCGCGGGTGCCCCGGGGTGACCTGCTCCGCGATGGTGTTCTCGCCGTCGCGGTGGCAGAGGTGCGCGAACGTCGCGGCCGGGGTCGCGTGGGTGACGCGCGTGGTGGTCACCGCGCCGACCGCCTTGCCGGCGGCCTTGGCGAGCTCGAGCAGCGTGGTCACGGGCGTGCCGTTCCCCGTCTCGGGGCAGGTGGAGCTCGCGCCGGAGACGTACGCGGCCGGCGGGGTGACCGACAGGTCGGCCGCGGAGGTCTCCGCCGACATCGAGACCACCTCGTTGTTCATCTTCACGCCCGTCATGTACGCCGACATGGACGGCGCGCTGTCGGTGGTCTGGGCGTTCGCGGAGAAGGTCTTCACCCGGGCCGTGCGGCCGAGGCCGTCGATGGCCAGGGCGCCGGCCTCGCCGTGCGCGAAGATGCGGGCCGCGGTGACGGTGGTGGGGCCCATCCCGTCGCCGAGGAAGAAGATGACGTTCTTGGCCGGGCCGGCGGCGAGGGCGTCGCCGGCGGCGAGCGCGAGCGCGAGCGCGAGCGCCGCGATGAGGTTGCGTGCGTGCATTGGGGATGTCTCCTGGAGGACGGCGGCTAGAGGCCCGCGGCCTGGCGGACCAGCGTGAAGACGGCGGTGTTGTCCATGACCCCGGTGAAGCGCTCCGCGCCGAGGCCGGCCGCGCCGATGAACACGTCGGTGCCGCCGTGGGTCTCGCCGCCGGCGGGCATGGGGACGGCGGCCTCCTGGTGGTAGGTGCTCGCGGAGACGGTCGCGTCGTCGAGCGCGGTGCGCGTGGCCGGGCGGCTCTCGCCGTTCCCGAAGCCGATCACCGTGTACGGGAGCCCGCCCACGTCCGGGTCGGGCGCGCCGGTGAGCACGTTGCGGACGAGGCCCAGGACGCCCGGGGCCGCGGCGGTGGTGGGGCCCGTCCGCCGCGCGTAGCCGTTCAGGACGAGCGTGTGGTCGTGGTCGGCGGTGACCACCACCAGCGTGTTCCTCAGCCCGGGATCGACCTGCTGCATGCGCGCGAGCGCGGCGGCGATGGCCTGGTCGAACGCCACCGTGTCCTGCAGCGCCTTCCTCGCGGTGGTCTCGTGGAGCGCGTGGTCGATGCGCCCGCCCTCGACCATCAGGAAGAAGCCCCTCGGGTTGCGCGTGAGCACGTCGAGCGCCTTCCCGGTCATCTCGGCGAGGCTGGGCTGCGCGGCCGGATCGCGGTCGAGGTCGTAGGCCATGTGGCTCCCCGTGAAGAGGCCCAGGAGCCGGCCGCCGGCCGGCGTCGCGGCGTCCAGCTCGGCCCTGGTCGAGGCGTAGGCCCAGCCCGCCGCCCTGAGCTCGGCGACGAGGTCGCGGCCGTCGGTGCGCGCGCCGCCCTGGGCGGCGGGGAGGAAGTGCCGGCGGCCGCCGCCCAGCACCACGTCCACCCCCGACCCGAGCGCCGCGTTGAAGCCGGCGCCGCCCGGGACGAGCTGCGCGGCGATGGTGTTCTCGGCGTCGCGGTGGCAGACGTGCGCGTAGGTCGCGGCCGGGGTGGCGTGGGTCACGCGGGTGGTGGTCACGACCCCGGTGGCGCGGCCGGCCGCCTTCGCGAGCTCGAGCAGCGTGGTCACCGGCGCGCCGTTGCCGGTGGGCGGGCACGCGCTGTCCGCGCCGGAGAGGTAGTCGCCCCCGGCGGCGTCGAACGCGCGCGTGTCGGGGGACATCGAGATGACCTCGTTGTTCGTCTTCACGCCCGTCATGTACGCGGCCATGGACGGCGCGCTGTCGGTGACCTGCGCGTCGTTCGAGTAGGTCTTGACGA from Anaeromyxobacter dehalogenans 2CP-C includes:
- a CDS encoding APC family permease, with translation MRRLRHAVLGTDRDLSDPRVLDRVTVGVLAAWIAMGGDLLGSCVYGPDVLGRASGGHRGVLVVAGLATLATLGILALAYTRMVVHFPHGGGGYTAARHAAGERAALVSGVALVLDAGLNVAVSVVACVEAAAAVLPAGWAAARLPASLALVALLAVANLRGVKESVALLAPILLAFVGSHVLVLGAALVQRAGAIPEAVAAVPGELSRLAGERGAAGALGTVVRAYALGGAIYTGLESISNGVPILREPKVRTARRTMLLLAGVPALLIAVILAGYLAFDVRPAPGTPMNAALFERVAAGLGGGAAGRLAVAIPLLAEAALLLLAAQTGFVDGPRILGALATDRYLPRRLSRLNGRLVPAPGVLLVAIVATSATALTRAELEPLLAVFVTSVFVTFGISQWAMLRHALRRRLLRAPWRADGALHGVALALCAVILAGTAASWRAGAAVTLLLVAAGAALALAIRRRYDAVARAAETAAARAAPALPPAPRPSAALSPGALIAREAPIAVLVLGERTALARVALAWLGRLSAGLGGVILAGASLVDADAVQGEERLRERERERRRELEAVAEEVRRAGVPVAVALRRGADLLETTAALVAELMRERPAPSVVVGFRSEPDGAAVDPLLREDFAVRLQARLQREGIPMVVVSVPLEA
- a CDS encoding alkaline phosphatase, translating into MHARNLIAALALALALAAGDALAAGPAKNVIFFLGDGMGPTTVTAARIFAHGEAGALAIDGLGRTARVKTFSANAQTTDSAPSMSAYMTGVKMNNEVVSMSAETSAADLSVTPPAAYVSGASSTCPETGNGTPVTTLLELAKAAGKAVGAVTTTRVTHATPAATFAHLCHRDGENTIAEQVTPGHPRFNPALGAGVDVLLGGGWRHFVPSTTTGSKRTDATDLTALFTGAGYTYVTTGSALAAVDPAATTRLLGLFNRDHLSYELDRVAAAADEPSLADMTEKAIRVLRKDGDGFFLMVEGGRIDHALHGTNARRALEDTVAFDDAIARALTLVDPADTLVVVTADHDHTLAFNGYAHRGNPVLGLSTDLKQTTVTGAPVPALAADGRPYTTLVFGNGGTPRTADRADPSLADTTAPDYLQDVGVQLGTPGSETHGGGDVMLFAKGAGSAGFKGTIDNTRVFGLVRAAMGL
- a CDS encoding alkaline phosphatase, which produces MQSSPGSPSHRALAALAAGALALGGCSSDASSSPRPAPPRNVLFFLGDGMGMTTLTAARIYSVGEDGALTIDGLPETGFVKTYSNDAQVTDSAPSMAAYMTGVKTNNEVISMSPDTRAFDAAGGDYLSGADSACPPTGNGAPVTTLLELAKAAGRATGVVTTTRVTHATPAATYAHVCHRDAENTIAAQLVPGGAGFNAALGSGVDVVLGGGRRHFLPAAQGGARTDGRDLVAELRAAGWAYASTRAELDAATPAGGRLLGLFTGSHMAYDLDRDPAAQPSLAEMTGKALDVLTRNPRGFFLMVEGGRIDHALHETTARKALQDTVAFDQAIAAALARMQQVDPGLRNTLVVVTADHDHTLVLNGYARRTGPTTAAAPGVLGLVRNVLTGAPDPDVGGLPYTVIGFGNGESRPATRTALDDATVSASTYHQEAAVPMPAGGETHGGTDVFIGAAGLGAERFTGVMDNTAVFTLVRQAAGL